One genomic window of Pseudomonas aeruginosa includes the following:
- the nirM gene encoding cytochrome C-551, translating to MKPYALLSLLATGTLLAQGAWAEDPEVLFKNKGCVACHAIDTKMVGPAYKDVAAKFAGQAGAEAELAQRIKNGSQGVWGPIPMPPNAVSDDEAQTLAKWVLSQK from the coding sequence ATGAAACCGTACGCACTGCTTTCGCTGCTCGCCACCGGCACCCTGCTCGCCCAGGGCGCCTGGGCCGAAGACCCCGAAGTGCTGTTCAAGAACAAGGGCTGCGTGGCCTGCCATGCCATCGACACCAAGATGGTCGGCCCGGCCTACAAGGACGTCGCCGCCAAGTTCGCCGGCCAGGCCGGCGCCGAAGCGGAACTCGCGCAGCGGATCAAGAACGGCAGCCAGGGCGTCTGGGGCCCGATCCCGATGCCGCCGAACGCGGTCAGCGACGACGAGGCGCAGACCCTGGCGAAGTGGGTCCTGTCGCAGAAATGA
- the nirS gene encoding nitrite reductase, which produces MPFGKPLAGTLLASLTLLGLATAHAKDDMKAAEQYQGAASAVDPAHVVRTNGAPDMSESEFNEAKQIYFQRCAGCHGVLRKGATGKPLTPDITQQRGQQYLEALITYGTPLGMPNWGSSGELSKEQITLMAKYIQHTPPQPPEWGMPEMRESWKVLVKPEDRPKKQLNDLDLPNLFSVTLRDAGQIALVDGDSKKIVKVIDTGYAVHISRMSASGRYLLVIGRDARIDMIDLWAKEPTKVAEIKIGIEARSVESSKFKGYEDRYTIAGAYWPPQFAIMDGETLEPKQIVSTRGMTVDTQTYHPEPRVAAIIASHEHPEFIVNVKETGKVLLVNYKDIDNLTVTSIGAAPFLHDGGWDSSHRYFMTAANNSNKVAVIDSKDRRLSALVDVGKTPHPGRGANFVHPKYGPVWSTSHLGDGSISLIGTDPKNHPQYAWKKVAELQGQGGGSLFIKTHPKSSHLYVDTTFNPDARISQSVAVFDLKNLDAKYQVLPIAEWADLGEGAKRVVQPEYNKRGDEVWFSVWNGKNDSSALVVVDDKTLKLKAVVKDPRLITPTGKFNVYNTQHDVY; this is translated from the coding sequence ATGCCATTTGGCAAGCCACTGGCGGGCACCTTGCTCGCCTCGCTGACGCTGCTGGGCCTGGCCACCGCTCACGCCAAGGACGACATGAAAGCCGCCGAGCAATACCAGGGTGCCGCTTCCGCCGTCGATCCCGCTCACGTGGTGCGCACCAACGGTGCCCCCGACATGAGTGAAAGCGAGTTCAACGAGGCCAAGCAGATCTACTTCCAACGCTGCGCCGGTTGCCACGGCGTCCTGCGCAAGGGCGCCACCGGCAAGCCGCTGACCCCGGACATCACCCAGCAACGCGGCCAGCAATACCTGGAAGCGCTGATCACCTACGGCACCCCGCTGGGCATGCCGAACTGGGGCAGCTCCGGCGAGCTGAGCAAGGAACAGATCACCCTGATGGCCAAGTACATCCAGCACACCCCGCCGCAACCGCCGGAGTGGGGCATGCCGGAGATGCGCGAATCGTGGAAGGTGCTGGTGAAGCCGGAGGACCGGCCGAAGAAACAGCTCAACGACCTCGACCTGCCCAACCTGTTCTCGGTGACCCTGCGCGACGCCGGGCAGATCGCCCTGGTCGACGGCGACAGCAAGAAGATCGTCAAGGTCATCGATACCGGCTATGCCGTGCATATCTCGCGGATGTCCGCTTCCGGCCGCTACCTGCTGGTGATCGGCCGCGACGCGCGGATCGACATGATCGACCTGTGGGCCAAGGAGCCGACCAAGGTCGCCGAGATCAAGATCGGCATCGAGGCGCGCTCGGTGGAAAGCTCCAAGTTCAAGGGCTACGAGGACCGCTACACCATCGCCGGCGCCTACTGGCCGCCGCAGTTCGCGATCATGGACGGCGAGACCCTGGAACCGAAGCAGATCGTCTCCACCCGCGGCATGACCGTAGACACCCAGACCTACCACCCGGAACCGCGCGTGGCGGCGATCATCGCCTCCCACGAGCACCCCGAGTTCATCGTCAATGTGAAGGAGACCGGCAAGGTCCTGCTGGTCAATTACAAGGATATCGACAACCTCACCGTCACCAGCATCGGTGCGGCGCCGTTCCTCCACGACGGCGGCTGGGACAGCAGCCACCGCTACTTCATGACCGCCGCCAACAACTCCAACAAGGTTGCCGTGATCGACTCCAAGGACCGTCGCCTGTCGGCCCTGGTCGACGTCGGCAAGACCCCGCACCCGGGGCGTGGCGCCAACTTCGTGCATCCCAAGTACGGCCCGGTGTGGAGCACCAGCCACCTGGGCGACGGCAGCATCTCGCTGATCGGCACCGATCCGAAGAACCATCCGCAGTACGCCTGGAAGAAAGTCGCCGAACTACAGGGCCAGGGCGGCGGCTCGCTGTTCATCAAGACCCATCCGAAGTCCTCGCACCTCTACGTCGACACCACCTTCAACCCCGACGCCAGGATCAGCCAGAGCGTCGCGGTGTTCGACCTGAAGAACCTCGACGCCAAGTACCAGGTGCTGCCGATCGCCGAATGGGCCGATCTCGGCGAAGGCGCCAAGCGGGTGGTGCAGCCCGAGTACAACAAGCGCGGCGATGAAGTCTGGTTCTCGGTGTGGAACGGCAAGAACGACAGCTCCGCGCTGGTGGTGGTGGACGACAAGACCCTGAAGCTCAAGGCCGTGGTCAAGGACCCGCGGCTGATCACCCCGACCGGCAAGTTCAACGTCTACAACACCCAGCACGACGTGTACTGA
- the nirQ gene encoding transcriptional regulator NirQ: MRDATPFYEATGHEIEVFERAWRHGLPVLLKGPTGCGKTRFVQYMARRLELPLYSVACHDDLGAADLLGRHLIGADGTWWQDGPLTRAVREGGICYLDEVVEARQDTTVAIHPLADDRRELYLERTGETLQAPPSFMLVVSYNPGYQNLLKGLKPSTRQRFVALRFDYPAAQQEARILVGESGCAEALAQRLVQLGQALRRLEQHDLEEVASTRLLIFAARLIGDGMDPREACRVALAEPLSDDPATVAALMDIVDLHVA; the protein is encoded by the coding sequence ATGCGGGACGCGACACCCTTCTACGAGGCCACCGGCCATGAGATCGAAGTCTTCGAGCGCGCCTGGCGGCACGGCCTGCCGGTATTGCTCAAGGGCCCCACCGGTTGCGGCAAGACCCGCTTCGTCCAGTACATGGCGCGGCGCCTGGAACTGCCGCTGTACAGCGTCGCCTGCCACGACGACCTGGGCGCCGCCGACCTGCTCGGCCGCCATCTGATCGGCGCCGACGGCACCTGGTGGCAGGACGGCCCGCTGACCCGCGCGGTGCGCGAAGGCGGTATCTGCTACCTGGACGAAGTGGTGGAGGCGCGCCAGGACACCACGGTCGCCATCCACCCGCTGGCCGACGACCGCCGCGAGCTGTACCTGGAGCGCACCGGCGAGACGTTGCAGGCGCCGCCTTCGTTCATGCTGGTGGTGTCCTACAACCCCGGCTACCAGAATCTGCTCAAGGGCCTGAAGCCCAGCACCCGGCAGCGTTTCGTCGCGTTGCGCTTCGACTACCCGGCGGCGCAGCAGGAGGCACGCATCCTGGTCGGCGAGAGCGGTTGTGCCGAGGCCCTGGCGCAGCGCCTGGTGCAGTTGGGCCAGGCGCTGCGGCGGCTGGAGCAGCACGACCTGGAGGAAGTCGCCTCGACCCGCCTGCTGATCTTCGCCGCGCGCCTCATCGGCGACGGCATGGACCCGCGCGAGGCGTGCCGGGTGGCGCTGGCCGAACCGCTCTCGGACGATCCGGCGACGGTGGCGGCGCTGATGGACATCGTCGATCTCCATGTCGCCTGA
- a CDS encoding cytochrome c oxidase subunit 3, which yields MWFFILAELSVFSLLLLAFAGAQAWQPELFRAGREQLDSRWGLLLTVALLSSGWLAALAVHAVRRGRPRQASGWLLAALLLALVYVGLKLHEYGRLADLGLDIEHDTFFTLYWCLTGFHFLHVLLGLLILGWLAQACWRRCYTPQACSGLESGVLYWHMVDLVWVLLFPLVYVLQ from the coding sequence ATGTGGTTCTTCATCCTCGCCGAACTCAGCGTGTTCAGCCTGCTGCTGCTGGCGTTCGCCGGCGCCCAGGCCTGGCAGCCGGAGCTGTTCCGTGCCGGCCGGGAGCAACTGGATAGCCGCTGGGGCCTGTTGCTGACCGTGGCCCTGCTCAGCTCCGGCTGGCTCGCCGCGCTGGCGGTGCATGCGGTGCGCCGCGGACGGCCGCGCCAGGCGAGCGGCTGGTTGCTGGCGGCGCTGCTGCTGGCGCTGGTCTACGTCGGCCTGAAGCTGCACGAGTACGGGCGGCTCGCCGATCTCGGCCTGGACATCGAGCACGACACTTTCTTCACCCTCTACTGGTGCCTGACCGGCTTCCATTTCCTCCACGTCCTGCTCGGCCTGCTGATCCTCGGCTGGCTGGCGCAGGCCTGCTGGCGCCGGTGTTATACGCCGCAGGCTTGCTCGGGACTGGAGTCGGGAGTGCTCTACTGGCACATGGTCGACCTGGTCTGGGTGCTGCTGTTCCCGCTGGTCTACGTCCTGCAATGA
- a CDS encoding cytochrome C oxidase subunit IV family protein, giving the protein MRTLTLCWLALLALAVAGVLLGGAGDSPWLLAAVLACAVAKGWLIGERFMELAHAPALWRRLLLAWPLLMALAVGAALYLARMNN; this is encoded by the coding sequence ATGCGAACCCTGACCCTCTGCTGGCTGGCGTTGCTGGCGCTGGCCGTGGCCGGTGTGCTGCTGGGCGGCGCCGGCGACTCTCCCTGGCTGCTGGCGGCGGTGCTGGCCTGCGCGGTGGCCAAGGGCTGGCTGATCGGCGAGCGCTTCATGGAGCTGGCCCATGCCCCGGCGCTATGGCGCCGCCTGCTGCTGGCCTGGCCGCTGCTGATGGCCCTGGCGGTGGGCGCTGCGCTGTACCTGGCGCGGATGAATAACTGA